Proteins co-encoded in one Alphaproteobacteria bacterium genomic window:
- a CDS encoding molybdopterin-dependent oxidoreductase gives MAELDENPGRLALLIDLERCTGCKSCEAACKQAHGLGPSVNRNKVVWLQGTDAAALEFLPTMCQHCERPACLRACPVSPKAIGKDPVSGIVSLDDDRCTGCGECVLACPYGAMGFDAADHHAVKCDLCVSYRGEGETTACASVCPGMAIRFGERDTLVAEARAAGRIIRDTDDYLLGPGTVYLEPLRTRETTLQTVAMTLPGTWQGAARPADTEFPYGETADARAADRVEPGGCNICFNACSLNYHFKGDKLVRITGNDKDPVLAGRICPKSQMTLQIYNDPGRLMYPQKRVGARGESRFERISWEQALDEIAEKMRAIREEWGTEAVALFAGTRSGVMTSRAYVPLFAKLWGTPNAGSTEALCSSGKAIAYSLTQGVVLIPNSYTPDDIGSAGMYLFIGDNQAETRPVYFGMVNDWRIRNGARMVTVDPRFTVTASKSDKWLGIRSGTDMALGLALIHHIFSNELHDSDFCARWIEGWERWRDYILERGYTPEWAAEITDIPAADIRQLAEDIAAADGCMIFGSRGLNQHSNGVQTNRVFMFLAACTGNWARRGGGFFNMASGSSMSPELPESRRAPVEKPMVRRNPAGWIDAMRDGKPYPIKALLAGNNPMSHWPGQDDARAAMLALDLVVHMDLYENETSAYADYLLPVATGIERGGVNRGNDDRRVVWNEKLIDPPGEAKSDGWIWVELGKRFGFDDVLKEEFKEPAVFWDHMCARSDDLRGCTTDMLRASPYRWRRYPLPRADSPELETLFLEESLRGNEKRFPTPSGRLEFWTEPMAEKFAKLGLPILPEFFSEREQLIDLPYLELLATDAEMGVLSPFAAATGASTARIVSTNAAGPGAKLRDQGFDMELVTGRAAAPHFHSWTHYAWQAQEMWADMYVQLHPERGGELKIADGDRVRVTTAHGSVEAVAWLTPGIRKSAAYVPIGWGERQPHNPWKSVNFLTDRMQRDAISDQVNLKTLLCKVEPVAI, from the coding sequence ATGGCTGAACTTGACGAAAATCCGGGGCGGCTCGCGCTGCTGATCGACCTGGAGCGCTGCACCGGCTGCAAGAGTTGCGAAGCCGCCTGCAAGCAGGCCCATGGCCTGGGCCCTTCTGTGAACCGGAACAAGGTCGTCTGGTTGCAGGGGACGGACGCTGCCGCACTGGAATTCCTGCCGACCATGTGCCAGCACTGCGAACGCCCCGCCTGTCTGCGGGCCTGCCCCGTCAGTCCGAAAGCGATTGGCAAGGACCCGGTCAGCGGTATCGTCAGCCTGGATGACGACCGGTGCACGGGATGCGGTGAATGCGTTCTGGCCTGTCCGTATGGTGCGATGGGGTTCGATGCCGCCGATCATCATGCCGTGAAATGCGACCTGTGCGTATCGTATCGCGGGGAAGGCGAGACGACAGCCTGCGCCTCGGTATGTCCGGGCATGGCGATTCGCTTTGGCGAACGCGATACGCTGGTTGCCGAAGCCCGGGCGGCGGGGCGAATAATCCGCGATACGGACGATTATCTGCTGGGGCCGGGGACAGTCTATCTGGAGCCGCTGCGCACGCGGGAAACAACGCTGCAAACCGTTGCGATGACTCTGCCGGGGACCTGGCAGGGCGCGGCGCGGCCGGCGGATACGGAATTTCCCTATGGCGAGACGGCGGATGCACGGGCGGCGGATCGCGTCGAACCCGGCGGCTGCAATATCTGCTTCAACGCCTGTTCGCTGAATTACCATTTCAAGGGCGACAAGCTGGTCAGGATAACCGGGAACGACAAGGATCCCGTGCTCGCGGGGCGAATTTGCCCGAAATCGCAGATGACCCTGCAGATTTATAACGATCCGGGCCGGCTGATGTATCCGCAGAAGCGGGTTGGCGCGCGCGGGGAATCGCGATTCGAACGGATCAGCTGGGAACAGGCGCTGGACGAAATTGCCGAAAAGATGCGGGCGATCCGCGAGGAATGGGGGACGGAGGCCGTTGCGCTGTTTGCGGGAACGCGGTCCGGGGTGATGACATCCCGAGCCTATGTTCCGCTGTTTGCAAAATTATGGGGGACGCCGAACGCCGGCAGCACCGAAGCGCTCTGCTCTTCCGGCAAGGCGATTGCCTATTCACTGACGCAGGGCGTGGTGCTGATTCCCAACAGCTATACGCCGGATGATATCGGCAGCGCCGGCATGTACCTGTTCATTGGCGACAATCAGGCGGAAACGCGGCCGGTCTATTTCGGCATGGTCAATGACTGGCGGATAAGGAACGGCGCCAGGATGGTGACCGTCGACCCCCGGTTTACGGTCACGGCGAGCAAGTCGGATAAATGGCTCGGTATTCGTTCCGGCACCGACATGGCGCTCGGCCTGGCCCTGATCCATCATATTTTCAGCAACGAACTGCATGACAGCGATTTCTGTGCGCGCTGGATCGAAGGATGGGAACGCTGGCGCGATTACATCTTGGAGCGCGGCTATACGCCGGAATGGGCGGCGGAAATTACCGATATTCCCGCGGCGGATATCAGGCAACTGGCGGAGGATATCGCGGCGGCGGATGGCTGCATGATCTTCGGCAGCCGGGGACTGAACCAGCATAGCAATGGGGTGCAGACAAATCGGGTGTTCATGTTTCTGGCGGCCTGTACAGGGAACTGGGCGCGGCGCGGCGGCGGCTTTTTCAATATGGCGTCCGGGTCGTCGATGAGCCCGGAACTGCCGGAAAGTCGCCGTGCGCCGGTTGAAAAGCCGATGGTCCGGCGCAACCCAGCCGGCTGGATCGACGCGATGCGCGACGGCAAGCCCTATCCTATCAAGGCTCTGCTGGCGGGCAATAACCCTATGTCGCACTGGCCCGGCCAGGACGATGCGCGTGCGGCGATGCTGGCGCTGGATCTCGTGGTGCACATGGATCTGTATGAGAACGAGACATCGGCCTATGCGGATTATCTGCTGCCGGTCGCGACCGGGATCGAACGGGGCGGCGTCAATCGCGGCAATGACGACAGGCGTGTGGTCTGGAACGAAAAGCTGATCGATCCGCCCGGTGAGGCGAAATCGGACGGGTGGATCTGGGTCGAATTGGGCAAACGGTTCGGCTTCGACGACGTCCTGAAAGAGGAATTCAAGGAGCCTGCTGTATTCTGGGATCACATGTGCGCCCGCAGCGACGATTTGCGCGGCTGCACGACGGATATGTTGCGCGCCTCGCCATACCGCTGGCGACGCTATCCGCTGCCCCGCGCGGATTCGCCGGAACTGGAGACGCTCTTTCTGGAAGAATCCTTGCGCGGCAATGAAAAGCGCTTTCCGACGCCAAGCGGACGACTGGAATTCTGGACAGAACCAATGGCGGAGAAATTCGCGAAGCTCGGCCTGCCGATACTGCCGGAATTCTTCAGCGAGCGGGAACAGCTTATCGACCTGCCGTATCTGGAACTTCTGGCGACAGATGCCGAAATGGGGGTGCTGTCGCCCTTCGCCGCGGCGACGGGCGCGTCGACTGCCAGAATTGTCAGCACGAACGCGGCGGGGCCTGGCGCGAAGCTGCGCGATCAGGGTTTTGATATGGAACTCGTCACCGGCCGCGCGGCGGCCCCGCATTTCCACAGCTGGACCCATTACGCCTGGCAGGCCCAGGAGATGTGGGCGGACATGTATGTTCAACTGCATCCGGAACGCGGCGGCGAATTGAAAATCGCTGACGGCGACCGCGTTCGGGTCACCACGGCGCATGGTTCGGTTGAGGCGGTCGCGTGGCTGACCCCGGGTATCCGCAAGAGCGCGGCATATGTACCGATCGGCTGGGGCGAACGGCAACCGCATAATCCCTGGAAGTCGGTAAACTTCCTGACGGACCGCATGCAGCGCGATGCCATTTCGGATCAGGTCAACCTGAAGACGCTGTTATGCAAGGTAGAACCGGTGGCTATTTGA
- a CDS encoding D-2-hydroxyacid dehydrogenase family protein, with amino-acid sequence MRIAVINDYKNLARDSADWSQLASSHSVDFYTDFLASGAPAAARLAPYDVVVAAREETRFDRALVEQLPNLKLLVTHATRNAAFDMAALAEHGVTVCGTGYGFANATVELAWGLILSLFKRIPAEDRGIRDGEWGVDLPLGLTGKTLGVLGLGDLGSGVAAVGKALQMNVIAWSQNLTDARCNEIGVSRVSREDLFRQSDVVSIHLVLGPRYRGLIGAPELAMMKPTAYLINTSRGPIVDETALVEALKTGVIAGAGLDVFDEEPLPDNHPLRSVPNTVLTPHLGGRTKENFAARYHDCLENVMAWLDGNPIRVMT; translated from the coding sequence ATGCGTATCGCCGTTATCAACGATTACAAGAACCTGGCGCGGGACAGCGCCGACTGGAGCCAGCTGGCGTCCAGTCATTCCGTTGATTTCTATACCGATTTCCTTGCCAGCGGCGCCCCCGCCGCGGCGCGCCTCGCCCCCTATGACGTCGTCGTCGCCGCACGGGAAGAAACCCGGTTCGACCGGGCGCTTGTCGAACAGTTGCCCAATCTCAAGCTCCTGGTGACCCACGCAACGCGCAATGCCGCGTTCGACATGGCGGCGCTTGCAGAACACGGCGTCACGGTCTGCGGCACCGGATACGGCTTCGCCAACGCCACCGTTGAACTGGCATGGGGGCTGATCCTGTCCCTATTCAAGCGGATCCCGGCGGAAGATCGCGGCATCCGCGACGGTGAATGGGGCGTCGACCTGCCGCTTGGCCTCACCGGCAAAACGCTGGGCGTCCTGGGCCTTGGCGACCTGGGATCGGGCGTTGCGGCGGTCGGAAAGGCGCTTCAGATGAACGTGATTGCGTGGAGCCAGAACCTTACCGATGCGCGCTGTAATGAAATCGGCGTCAGCCGGGTATCACGGGAGGATCTGTTTCGACAATCGGATGTCGTCAGCATCCATCTTGTACTCGGGCCGCGCTACCGCGGCCTTATCGGCGCGCCGGAACTGGCCATGATGAAACCGACCGCCTATCTGATCAACACCTCGCGCGGCCCCATCGTGGATGAAACCGCGCTCGTCGAAGCCCTGAAAACCGGGGTTATCGCAGGGGCCGGCCTGGACGTCTTCGATGAAGAGCCCCTGCCCGACAATCACCCGCTTCGCAGCGTGCCGAATACGGTCCTGACGCCACATCTTGGCGGACGCACAAAGGAAAACTTCGCCGCCCGCTACCATGATTGCCTGGAAAATGTCATGGCCTGGCTGGACGGCAATCCGATCCGGGTCATGACCTGA
- a CDS encoding cysteine dioxygenase family protein, whose protein sequence is MPAYSIAALVRDLREIVAAHDDPRAVLRKAAPLAGRLKDDRDWIKPEYYECSEEQGFGITILHEESDHTLLVEVIAWLPGRGVKPHDHQTWGIVVGLDGRETNVNWLRRDDGSKPGFADIHANHEVVVEPGDIAVFMPDDIHSVRNDGDTTTLSLHIYGRSLAHTARSEFDPETKTVKPCPRRKRKAA, encoded by the coding sequence TTGCCTGCCTATTCAATCGCCGCCCTGGTCAGGGATCTCAGGGAAATCGTCGCGGCCCATGATGATCCCCGGGCGGTTCTCCGGAAAGCGGCGCCGCTGGCCGGCCGATTGAAGGACGACAGGGACTGGATAAAGCCTGAATACTATGAATGCAGCGAGGAACAGGGATTCGGCATCACAATCCTGCATGAGGAATCCGACCATACTTTGCTGGTCGAAGTGATCGCCTGGCTGCCCGGACGCGGCGTGAAACCGCATGATCATCAGACATGGGGAATCGTGGTCGGACTGGACGGGCGGGAAACCAACGTGAACTGGTTGCGCCGCGATGACGGGTCGAAGCCGGGTTTTGCCGACATCCATGCGAACCACGAAGTAGTCGTCGAGCCGGGCGACATCGCGGTTTTCATGCCGGACGACATTCACAGCGTGCGCAATGACGGCGACACAACGACCCTGTCACTGCATATCTATGGCAGGAGCCTGGCCCATACGGCGCGCTCGGAATTCGACCCGGAAACGAAAACCGTCAAGCCCTGCCCCCGGCGGAAACGCAAGGCCGCCTGA
- a CDS encoding formate--tetrahydrofolate ligase, which yields MAPKSDIEIAREAKMLPIQEIGKRLGIPDDDLFRYGPYKAKVSFDYINTLKDKPDGKLILVTAITPTPAGEGKTTTSVGLADGLNRIGKKTIVCLREPSLGPCFGMKGGAAGGGYAQVVPMEDINLHFTGDLHAIGTAHNLLSALIDNHIYWGNELGIDARRITWRRVMDMNERALRDVVTSLGGVANGFPRQTGFDITVASEVMAIFCLALNLKDLQERLSRIVIGYTGDRKPIFAKDVHGQGPMTTLLKDALMPNLVQTLENNPAFIHGGPFANIAHGCNTVLATTTALKLADYVVTEAGFGADLGAEKFFDIKCRKAGLKPAAAVIVATVRALKMHGGVARADLNTENTDAVRKGLENLGRHVSNVQKFGVPAIVGINQFIADTDAEMDVVMEYCKSLGVECFVNSHWADGGKGTEAIAAKVAEIAEGGSASFKPLYSAELPLWEKIRTIVKDIYGADDATADSAVLNQIAQYEKEGYGNFPVCMAKTQYSFSSNPDLKGAPSGFTVPVREVRLSAGAEFLVAICGSIMTMPGLPRVPAANSIYVNDNGDIEGLF from the coding sequence ATGGCTCCCAAGAGCGATATAGAAATTGCGCGTGAAGCAAAAATGCTGCCGATTCAGGAAATCGGCAAGCGCCTTGGGATACCAGATGATGACCTCTTCCGTTACGGCCCCTACAAGGCCAAAGTCTCCTTTGATTACATCAACACTCTGAAGGACAAGCCCGACGGCAAGCTGATTCTCGTCACCGCCATCACACCGACGCCGGCGGGCGAAGGCAAGACCACGACCTCGGTCGGACTTGCCGACGGCCTGAATCGTATCGGTAAGAAAACCATTGTCTGCCTGCGCGAACCGAGCCTCGGCCCCTGTTTTGGGATGAAGGGCGGCGCCGCGGGCGGCGGCTACGCCCAGGTCGTCCCGATGGAAGACATCAATCTGCATTTCACCGGCGACCTTCATGCCATCGGCACCGCCCACAACCTGCTGTCGGCGCTGATTGACAACCACATCTATTGGGGCAACGAACTGGGCATCGACGCACGGCGCATCACATGGCGGCGCGTCATGGATATGAACGAGCGCGCGCTGCGTGACGTTGTCACCTCGCTGGGTGGGGTCGCCAACGGTTTCCCGCGCCAGACCGGTTTCGACATCACCGTCGCATCCGAAGTCATGGCCATCTTCTGTCTCGCCCTGAACCTGAAGGATCTGCAGGAGCGGCTGTCCAGGATCGTCATCGGATACACCGGCGACCGGAAGCCGATATTCGCCAAAGACGTGCATGGACAGGGTCCGATGACGACGCTGCTCAAAGACGCGCTGATGCCGAACCTGGTGCAAACGCTGGAAAACAATCCGGCCTTTATCCATGGCGGTCCGTTCGCGAATATCGCCCATGGCTGCAATACGGTCCTGGCAACCACGACCGCCCTGAAACTGGCGGACTACGTCGTCACCGAAGCCGGTTTCGGCGCCGACCTTGGGGCCGAAAAGTTTTTCGATATCAAATGCCGCAAGGCGGGCCTGAAGCCGGCGGCGGCCGTCATCGTGGCGACCGTTCGCGCCCTGAAGATGCATGGCGGCGTTGCCCGGGCGGACCTCAACACCGAAAATACCGACGCGGTCCGCAAAGGTCTGGAAAATCTTGGCCGGCATGTGAGCAACGTTCAGAAGTTCGGTGTTCCCGCGATTGTCGGCATCAACCAGTTCATCGCCGATACGGACGCGGAAATGGACGTCGTCATGGAGTACTGCAAGTCGCTGGGCGTCGAGTGTTTCGTGAACTCCCACTGGGCCGACGGTGGCAAGGGTACGGAAGCGATCGCCGCCAAAGTTGCCGAGATTGCCGAAGGCGGTTCAGCCAGTTTCAAGCCCCTGTACAGCGCGGAACTGCCGCTGTGGGAGAAGATCCGCACAATTGTGAAGGATATTTACGGCGCCGATGACGCAACGGCTGATTCCGCGGTACTGAACCAGATTGCGCAGTATGAAAAGGAAGGTTACGGCAACTTCCCGGTCTGTATGGCGAAGACGCAGTACAGTTTCTCGTCCAATCCGGACCTGAAAGGCGCGCCGTCCGGGTTCACCGTTCCCGTCCGCGAGGTACGGCTTTCCGCCGGGGCCGAATTCCTGGTCGCGATCTGCGGATCGATCATGACAATGCCCGGTTTGCCGCGCGTCCCCGCCGCGAACAGTATCTATGTGAACGACAATGGCGATATAGAAGGCCTGTTCTAA
- a CDS encoding dienelactone hydrolase family protein — translation MALIEQHVTIPTQFGEAPGFTAVPDEPGHFPAIIFYMDAPGYREELLNHVRRIAKQGYFCVIFDMYYRLGTVRFNLPRRDDGMSGVIRASMNHLTIQRVVEDTGAVLAFIDAQAKASPGKVGAVGHCMSGQHVTAAAARYPTRIACGASLYSVKMVTDAEDSPHRLLNDTAGELFYSFAEVDQSVPEEEYEAFVKALKASSAKYILERPKGTHHGYMFAQRAVYNPVESEGAWGKIFALFDRNLK, via the coding sequence ATGGCACTAATCGAACAGCATGTTACCATTCCAACGCAATTCGGCGAGGCGCCGGGCTTTACCGCCGTTCCGGACGAACCGGGGCATTTTCCGGCAATTATATTCTACATGGATGCGCCAGGTTATCGCGAGGAACTGCTCAACCATGTTCGCCGTATTGCGAAGCAGGGCTATTTCTGCGTCATTTTCGACATGTATTACCGGCTGGGGACGGTGCGCTTCAATCTGCCGCGCCGCGATGACGGCATGTCGGGCGTTATCCGCGCTTCGATGAACCATCTGACGATCCAGCGGGTTGTGGAAGATACCGGTGCGGTTCTTGCCTTTATCGACGCGCAGGCCAAGGCATCGCCGGGAAAGGTCGGCGCTGTCGGGCATTGCATGAGCGGCCAGCACGTCACGGCCGCGGCGGCGCGGTATCCGACACGAATCGCCTGCGGCGCGTCGCTGTACAGCGTGAAGATGGTGACGGATGCCGAAGATTCGCCGCACAGGCTGCTGAACGATACTGCGGGCGAACTGTTCTATTCCTTCGCGGAAGTTGACCAGAGCGTGCCGGAGGAGGAATACGAGGCATTCGTGAAGGCGCTGAAGGCAAGTTCCGCAAAGTATATTCTGGAGCGGCCGAAAGGTACCCATCACGGCTACATGTTTGCCCAGCGGGCGGTCTATAATCCGGTAGAGTCTGAAGGTGCCTGGGGCAAGATTTTTGCCCTGTTCGACCGAAACCTGAAATAG
- a CDS encoding 3-oxoacid CoA-transferase subunit B, which produces MTPLNRNQIAWRAAQGLREGWYVNLGMGMPVLAANYAPKDADIIFQSENGIVGVGPVAEPGKEDLDFVDAGSQKITLREGASLVDSAMAFAMIRGGHIDVTLLGGFQVSSSGNLANWDAMIPNKGPLVGGAMDLAVGAKSVWVVMAHVTRDGEPRLVEKCSYPETGIGVVDWIYTDHAVVEVTPGGFLVHEIIEGLSRDGLQELTAAPLSFAPDCRVLDVPAL; this is translated from the coding sequence ATGACACCATTGAACAGAAACCAGATTGCCTGGCGCGCCGCGCAGGGCCTCCGCGAAGGCTGGTATGTGAATCTCGGCATGGGCATGCCGGTTCTCGCGGCCAATTATGCACCCAAGGATGCTGACATCATTTTTCAATCCGAAAACGGCATTGTCGGCGTCGGTCCCGTTGCCGAACCGGGAAAAGAAGATCTGGATTTTGTCGATGCGGGGAGCCAGAAAATCACATTGCGCGAAGGCGCTTCCCTGGTCGATTCGGCGATGGCTTTCGCCATGATCCGCGGCGGCCATATCGACGTTACCCTTCTCGGCGGCTTTCAGGTTTCGTCGAGCGGCAACCTTGCAAACTGGGACGCCATGATTCCCAACAAGGGCCCACTTGTCGGCGGCGCGATGGACCTGGCGGTCGGCGCAAAATCGGTCTGGGTCGTCATGGCGCATGTGACGCGCGACGGTGAACCCCGGCTGGTGGAAAAATGCAGCTATCCTGAAACCGGGATTGGCGTCGTCGACTGGATCTATACCGATCATGCTGTTGTCGAGGTGACGCCTGGCGGTTTTCTGGTCCACGAAATCATCGAAGGCCTGTCCCGGGACGGCCTGCAGGAACTGACGGCAGCGCCGCTTTCCTTCGCGCCGGATTGCCGCGTTCTTGACGTGCCGGCGCTTTAG
- a CDS encoding alpha/beta fold hydrolase: MLDFDDFRVLYQIILRYGIAKGICVVSKSRCRVNITRDRAVNAISYPVQKMTAIFGVWGDSMKWIEVNGVSLRYELSGQGSETLVLIHELGGALESWDDVLPELQKQFRVLRYDQRGFGLSEKAKGTLALDTMADDLAALLDGLGISAPCHVTGLALGAAIALGFAARFPARVSKLAISSPATGVSKDRCAQVLERADAVERDGMRAQVQSSLDRSYPEVLRGNRERYELYRLRWLANDPSGFAAINRMLADMDMTGDYGKITCPTLVISARHDLLRPPAMIEPIARAIPGARYVETESGHFMAVQTPELWLETVLPFLTEA; this comes from the coding sequence TTGCTTGATTTTGACGATTTCCGAGTACTTTACCAAATAATTTTGCGTTACGGTATCGCCAAGGGTATCTGCGTTGTTTCCAAAAGCCGTTGCCGGGTTAATATCACGCGTGACCGCGCAGTGAACGCGATTTCTTATCCTGTGCAGAAAATGACGGCTATTTTCGGAGTTTGGGGGGATTCGATGAAGTGGATTGAGGTGAACGGAGTCAGCCTGCGCTACGAGCTTAGCGGACAGGGCAGCGAGACGCTCGTGCTGATTCACGAGCTCGGTGGCGCACTCGAAAGCTGGGACGACGTGCTTCCTGAATTGCAAAAGCAATTTCGCGTATTGCGTTATGACCAGCGTGGTTTCGGGCTGTCCGAGAAGGCCAAGGGGACACTGGCGCTGGATACGATGGCGGACGATCTCGCGGCCCTGCTGGATGGTTTGGGGATTTCGGCGCCCTGCCATGTCACGGGGTTGGCGCTCGGCGCCGCGATTGCTCTCGGCTTTGCCGCGCGGTTCCCCGCACGGGTGAGTAAACTGGCGATCAGCAGTCCCGCCACAGGAGTTTCGAAGGACAGGTGTGCCCAGGTTCTGGAGCGGGCGGACGCAGTCGAGCGCGACGGCATGCGTGCGCAGGTGCAATCCAGTCTCGACCGGTCCTATCCCGAAGTATTGCGTGGAAACCGCGAGCGCTACGAACTCTACCGGTTGCGCTGGCTGGCGAATGACCCGTCCGGCTTTGCCGCGATCAACCGGATGCTGGCTGATATGGATATGACCGGTGACTACGGCAAAATTACCTGTCCGACGCTGGTAATTTCCGCCAGGCATGACCTGCTGCGCCCGCCCGCGATGATCGAACCGATCGCCCGCGCCATTCCGGGCGCCCGATATGTTGAAACGGAGTCCGGCCATTTCATGGCGGTTCAGACGCCGGAACTGTGGCTTGAGACCGTGCTGCCATTTCTGACAGAAGCCTGA
- a CDS encoding D-2-hydroxyacid dehydrogenase — MKKVKILSIIRLNDSDKRKIEAVDPAVELVDAGGWFDGEYRETWSRYATSRYVANGSNGKGTRAERDALLADAEIILASFPFPFDIRSRSPKLKWLHQRPAGASNLLDCDLWGSDVTVTTSRGLANAEPIAEWAIAGMMYFARDFNHAEADRASGNFEFAKYRGRMIRGKTACVIGAGGIGREVGRLCHALGMNVVGTKRTAPAAGERLADGFSALHPASDLHELLAQSEFVFVCCHWTPETTNLLDAEAFAAMKPDTTLVNVARGEIIDENAMLDALDSGHLRGAALDVYVGEFEGLPSDRMWKHPRVLITPHVSNATDVNMHKGIDLFCEYLDDYLKGRPLRNVIDWERTY, encoded by the coding sequence ATGAAAAAAGTAAAGATCCTCAGCATTATACGGCTGAACGACAGCGACAAGAGAAAGATCGAGGCAGTCGATCCCGCCGTGGAACTGGTTGACGCCGGCGGCTGGTTCGATGGGGAATACCGGGAAACCTGGTCCCGATACGCCACAAGCCGCTATGTCGCTAATGGCTCCAACGGAAAGGGTACCCGCGCGGAACGCGACGCCTTGCTGGCGGATGCGGAAATTATTCTGGCGAGCTTTCCCTTCCCTTTCGATATCCGGTCCCGTTCACCAAAGCTGAAATGGCTGCACCAGCGCCCCGCCGGCGCCAGCAATCTGCTCGATTGCGACCTGTGGGGCAGCGACGTGACGGTGACAACGTCCCGCGGCCTCGCCAATGCGGAGCCGATTGCCGAGTGGGCCATTGCCGGCATGATGTATTTCGCCAGGGATTTCAATCATGCCGAGGCGGACCGCGCCTCCGGAAACTTCGAATTCGCCAAGTACCGGGGGCGCATGATCCGGGGCAAGACCGCCTGCGTTATCGGCGCCGGGGGTATCGGCCGCGAAGTCGGGCGGCTTTGCCATGCGCTCGGGATGAATGTCGTCGGCACGAAACGAACGGCTCCCGCCGCGGGAGAACGGCTTGCGGACGGATTTTCGGCACTCCATCCCGCCAGCGACTTGCATGAACTGCTCGCCCAAAGCGAGTTTGTCTTTGTCTGTTGTCACTGGACACCGGAAACCACAAACCTGCTGGACGCCGAAGCCTTTGCCGCCATGAAACCCGATACCACACTCGTCAATGTGGCGCGGGGTGAAATCATCGACGAGAACGCGATGCTGGACGCCTTGGATTCAGGTCATTTGCGCGGCGCGGCGCTGGATGTTTACGTTGGCGAATTCGAAGGATTACCGTCGGACCGAATGTGGAAGCATCCCAGGGTTCTCATCACGCCCCATGTTTCGAACGCCACCGACGTCAATATGCACAAGGGCATCGACCTGTTTTGCGAATATCTTGACGATTACCTGAAGGGGCGGCCGCTGCGTAATGTCATCGACTGGGAGCGCACTTACTGA
- a CDS encoding 3-oxoacid CoA-transferase subunit A, giving the protein MIDKRVATVEQALEGLIDGCSIMVSGFGGAGLPIALVRALERTSARNLTLILNSIRFIEYTAPSLFSDERVTRAICSAARSPGKEPGIYERQIQSGALALELVPQGSFAERLRAGGAGIPAFYTPTGVGTKLAEGKESRVFNGRECLMETALTADFALLRGHVADRWGNVAFRGLQANFGPSMAMAAKTSVVEVTSLQDEALPPNGADISGIFVNRVIQLPDGR; this is encoded by the coding sequence ATGATAGACAAGCGTGTGGCGACCGTGGAACAGGCGTTGGAAGGGTTGATCGACGGCTGCTCCATCATGGTGAGCGGATTTGGCGGGGCCGGACTGCCTATTGCGCTGGTGCGGGCGCTGGAACGGACCAGTGCGCGCAACCTGACCCTGATCCTCAACAGTATTCGCTTCATCGAATACACGGCGCCATCGCTGTTTTCCGATGAACGGGTCACCAGGGCGATCTGTTCCGCCGCCAGAAGTCCGGGCAAGGAGCCGGGCATCTACGAACGACAGATACAAAGCGGCGCGCTGGCACTGGAACTGGTGCCGCAGGGCAGTTTTGCGGAGCGATTGCGTGCCGGGGGCGCGGGAATTCCGGCGTTCTACACGCCGACAGGGGTCGGTACGAAACTGGCGGAAGGCAAGGAATCCCGCGTGTTCAATGGCCGGGAATGCCTGATGGAAACGGCATTGACGGCGGATTTCGCGCTGTTGCGCGGCCATGTCGCGGACCGTTGGGGCAACGTGGCCTTCCGGGGCCTGCAAGCGAATTTCGGCCCCTCCATGGCGATGGCGGCAAAAACCTCGGTGGTTGAAGTGACGAGCCTGCAGGATGAGGCCCTGCCGCCGAACGGCGCGGATATATCGGGTATCTTCGTTAACCGCGTTATCCAGTTGCCGGACGGACGCTAG